The Carettochelys insculpta isolate YL-2023 chromosome 23, ASM3395843v1, whole genome shotgun sequence genome has a window encoding:
- the PHC2 gene encoding polyhomeotic-like protein 2 isoform X3, translating to MTSGNGNSASTVAGTAPQNGENKPPQAIVKPQVLTHVIEGFVIQEGAEPFPVGRSSLLVGNLKKKYAQGLLAEKLPQQDNTTTTDSEMEEPYLQESKEEGTPPKLKCELCGRVDFAYKFKRSKRFCSMACAKRYNVGCTKRVGLFHPDRSKLQKPGGTAHGRRRTCKGALPVLSKDTKKQTPVSLSTGSVPLSVTASLQLSRSQEDSSRCSDNSSYEEPLSPLSASSSTSRRRQGERDLELPDMHMRDLVGIGHHFLPSEPTKWNVEDVYEFIRSLPGCQEIAEEFRAQEIDGQALLLLKEDHLMSAMNIKLGPALKIYARISMLKDS from the exons ATGACATCAGGGAACGGAAACTCTGCCTCTACTGTTGCTGGCACTGCCCCCCAGAATGGTGAGAATAAACCACCACAAGCCATTGTGAAACCCCAAGTCCTGACGCATGTTATCGAAGGGTTTGTGATCCAGGAGGGGGCCGAGCCGTTCCCG GTGGGGCGCTCGTCGCTGCTGGTGGGGAATCTCAAGAAGAAGTATGCCCAGGGCCTCTTGGCCGAGAAACTCCCACAGCAGGACAATACAACCACCACTGACTCGGAGATGGAGGAGCCCTATCTTCAAG AATCCAAAGAGGAGGGGACCCCCCCGAAGCTGAAGTGTGAGCTCTGTGGCCGTGTCGACTTCGCCTATAAGTTCAAGAGGTCCAAGCGCTTCTGCTCCATGGCCTGTGCCAAGAG GTACAACGTGGGCTGCACAAAGCGGGTGGGACTCTTCCACCCCGACCGCAGCAAGCTGCAGAAGCCGGGAGGGACCGCGCATGGACGCCGCCGCACCTGCAAGGGGGCCTTGCCCGTCCTCAGCAAAGATACCAAGAAACAG ACCCCCGTGTCCCTCTCCACGGGCTCGGTGCCGCTCTCCGTCACAGCCTCGCTCCAGCTCAGCCGCAGCCAGGAGGATTCCAGCCGCTGCTCGGACAACTCGAGCTACGAGGAGCCGCTGTCGCCGCTCTCGGCCAGCTCGTCCACCTCGCGGCGGCGGCAGGGCGAGCGCGACCTGGAGCTGCCGGACATGCACATGCGGGACCTGGTGGGCATCGGCCACCACTTCCTGCCCAGCGAGCCCACCAAGTGGAACGTGGAGGATGTCTATGAGTTCATCCGCTCCTTGCCAG gctGCCAGGAGATCGCGGAGGAGTTCCGTGCCCAGGAGATTGATGGacaggccttgctgctgctgaaagaGGATCACCTCATGAGCGCCATGAACATCAAACTGGGCCCGGCCCTCAAGATCTACGCCCGCATCAGCATGCTGAAGGACTCCTAG